Within the Methanomicrobia archaeon genome, the region ATGCGATGGATAAGCAGCACTTTGAGGCTACGAGGCCGCATTTCCGGCCTTTCTTCTCGCCGGTCGTTATCATGCCGAAAATCGCGCGTGCGCTGGTCAATCTCAGCGGCGTTAACGCTGCAGAGCTTCTTCTTGACCCGTTCTGCGGCACAGGCGGGATACTGATAGAAGCAGGGGCAATCGGAGCAGGGGCAATCGGAGCAGACGTGCAGAGGAAGATGGTGGGCGGAGCACGGGAGAACCTGGAGTTCTTTGGACTGCAGGGTGATTTAATCGTAAGTGACGCGTCTAAGATTCCCCTGAAGGATAACAGCCTTGATGCGGTTGTAACAGACATGCCGTACGGTCGAGCGTCCTTTGTATTAGGGTCAAGCTTCCGTGTTACCAAATCGCGCTCGGTTTCCATCGAGCTGCTACACCAGGAGGCCCTCGCTGAGATCCACCGTGTCCTGAAAACGGGAAGAAAAGCGGTCATCGTCTCTAATTCACGGGCTTTCCATTCCTTCGCCCGTACGTACGGTTTCCGGCTCGTTGAACAGCACGCCTATCGCGTCCACAAAAGTTTGACCCGGTACATAACCGTGCTCGAAAAAGCATGAGGGAAACCTTTTATTCTTACAATTACAGATACAGAGATAGAGCGAGAGGATTAAAAGCGAAAGGTGAGAAGATGAAAGTGCGTATGTCAAATGGACGAGAGGTAGAAGCGACGAATGTGGATTTCGAGACGTGGAAAGAGGATTGGAACGAATATAAGCTGGATGACGGCACGGTACTGAGATTTAAGACGGTGGTCAGCAGCATTATTCGCACCGAGAATTACGACCCGATGACCGGAGACCCCGTCTATCACGTTCGTTCTACCAACATACTCAGAGTGAAAGTGCCGGACGAGCTGAAGCGGCTGCCTAATTCGCAAAAGCCAATTGACGAGGGAGAGGGTATGGAAGTGGGCTAGCAGCAGTATCGCTAGCTCAGCTCAACTCACTTAACTCAACGCAGCAGAAAAGCCGATTGCTGATTTGCAGCATGCACAATGGTTAACGAAACCTTTTGATTACGAGTATTGTGATTGCCTTAAATTTTTCAAAACACTCTACCGTCTCTTTCGCTACTACCCGATTTGATCTAGCAACGCTTCGATTTCAGGGTCGGAACAAACAGCTTTGGGTTTGTTCTCTGTTAACGTGCACATAATGGCTGTCAAGACTTTCTCTTCTTGCTCTTCGCCAATTCGCACCCCGGCTCCAATCCGGTAATACTGGCACCCGAGAACGATCGTTGGAATACTACCCGTGCTATATCGGTTAAATACCGCACTATCCGTGCCCGCGTTGTTCATATTGTCGTGGAACGCGATGTACCCCTCGAACTTTGACGTTACTCGCTCCATTATCGGATGCTCCCACCGACATGCACTGCACCCGTTATTGCCGAAGAAATAGACAATGGGCTTTCCCTCCTCGGTACATGGGGCGTCGGTACTTACGATAAAATTGCCAATTGTCGGTCCTTGCTGCTGTTCTTGTGCTCGTTTTTCTTCCTGCTCTTGCTGTAACGCGACCAAGGATTCAAATTCCTCGATGTTAATGGCTGTGGGAAACAGTAGCTCGCCGTCTTTCGTTATGTATATCTCCAGCACTTCTGAGGATCCCTGCGCGGATATATCAGCTACGACTTTGTACAGATTTGCGTTCTCTAGCTCCGATACGTTTGCCAGGGAGACCTCGACACCAGAGGGGACGGCATACTCCGTGAGGAAGTCGATTGTCTTGGCGCCAGCTTCTTCCGGTGTCAATACGGTTGTAGCTGTGGAATCGGACGGAGCACAGTGTATTTGCGCTGACTGAAGAATCGACCCGCCAACGGCAATTCCCATCAGCAGGCCGATTATCACACCGAGAGCTAAAAAATCGAGAGAGAATGTCTTCATCTCATTATCTCATCCCTTCCATCAGCCCATAGTTTCTGCTTGTTCCTGCTGCAATTCCGCCATCGCTTTGTATTCCTCTATGTCAATGGCACCGGGGAATAGGATCTCGCCGTCTTTTGTTATGTACACTTCCCGCGTTTCCGAAGTCCCCAGCATGGATACATTCGCCGCTACGGTGTACAGATTCGCGTTCTCCAGCTCGGTCACATTAATCAAGGAAATCTCAACACCGGGTGGAATGGCATACTCTCTGAGGAAGTCGATCGTCGTGGTACCCGCTTCTTCTGGTGTCAATGCGTTTGGTACCGTGGACTCAGGCAGGGTACATTGCGTTTGTGCTGGTGAAAGAACAACGCTGCCAACGGCAATGCCCAATAGAATGCCTATTATCAAACCAAGAGCTAAAAAGCCAATATAAAACGTCTTTACGCCTTCGTTCCCGGATTTTCGAGTAGGTTCGCTGGTCATGTTACATCAGCTAATAATTCACAGTCTACGAGTATAAAAACCCCGCGCAATTTTTAGCACATAAAAGAAAAGCAAGTAATTAGTTACTATGGAGCACCGAGCATACGAGTTCGAATTGGAGCGGATAAAAGCGCTGATACGAGAGCGAGGCGCGCGCAGAGTCGGGCTGCAGCTTCCAGAAGGCCTTAAGACCGATGCTCCGGCGCTCGCCGCGGCGATTTCACGTGAGACCGATGCGGACGTGATAATCTCCGGGAATTCGTGCTATGGCGCGTGCGATATTGACGAGAAGTTGGAAGGCATCGTAGACCTTCTTTTCCATTTCGGGCATACCGCCTCCTCCTCGTTTAAAACGAGAACACCGATGCTAAAAGGAAAAATAGAGGAAAAGGTTATTTTCGTAGAGCTCCGAAGCACAGTTGACGTAAAACCGGTGGTGGAGCGCGCAGCAGCCGAGATAACGGGCGATTGCGTGGGATTAGTCGCTACGGTGCAGCATGTTCACGCATTGACCGAAGCGAAAGACGTGCTTGCGCGCGCAGGAAAGGAGGCGGTAATTGGTACGGGTGCCGATATGGTAAAATACGATGGCCAGGTTTTGGGCTGTGAGTTCTCTTCTGCACGGGTTCCCTGCAATGAGATGCTGTTTATCGGCAGTGGCAGCTTTCATCCGAAGGGGATCGCGTTGTATACCGGTAAGCGAATAATTGCGGCCGATCCCTTCACCGGTATGATCACCGTAATTGAGCCGGAGGAACTGCGAAAGAAGCGACACATCGCGATCGGGCGCTCGCTGGATGCGAAATCCGTGGGGATACTGATCAGCACAAAGAGCGGCCAAATGAGCCTGAACGAAGCGATTGCGCTGCAGCGGAAAGCCGTTGCGAAAGGTTTGGATGCTTATTTGATCGCGCTGGAGGAGATAACCGAAGATCGACTGCTCGGCTTTAACGTTGACGTGTTTGTTAATACCGCGTGCCCACGCGTGGCTGAGGATTTTGTCCAGTTTAAGAAGCCGGTTCTTTCGATGAACGAGTTTGAGGTTGTTCTCGGGGAACGAAGCTGGGACGAGCTGTGGCCATAGAGAGAAATGTTGCTCTGTTGATATTCCCTAAATAGCGGGCGTTCAACGACAGCAGAGGAGACCAAAAATAAGTTTATTATTCGAAAGAGAGGATTCTTTATTGGTGATGGAAGATGGCACTTGGCATAATCGGTGGGACGAGTTTATTCGATACGGAACTGCTTGTGGATACGCATGAGCGAGAAGTGAAGACCGAATACGGCCCGGTTTACACGCTCGTTGCAACGGTCCATTCACAGGAGATTGTCTTCATTCCACGACATGGTAAGGAACGAAACATTCCGCCGCATCGGATTAATTATAAAGCGAATATGCGCGCATTTAAGGACTTAGGCGTGGATGAAATCATCAGTGTGACGTCGGTTGGCAGTTTGAAGCGTGCCATACCACCACGCTCCCTGGTCGTTCCGCACGATTACATTGGTCTCTTTAATATCCTCACGTATTATGACAATGAGATCGTTCATGTTACACCGGGCCTGGATGAGGCGTTGAGAAAACGAATACTCGAAGCTGCGCGGTCGTTAACTATTACAATCATCGAGAAGGGCGTGTATTTCCAGACCTTGAGTCCACGGCTGGAGACGAAAGCGGAGATAACCATGATAAAAGATTATGCCGACCTGGTCGGGATGAACATGGCGTCGGAGGCAACACTGGCGACCGAGCTGGAATTACGGTACGCGAACATCAGCACCGTGGATAATTACGCGCACGGGATCGTCGAGGAGCCGTTAGACTATAAGGATATCGTCGAAGCAGCAGCGCAGAGCCGCGCGGATGTGGAGCGGGTGCTGGTAAAGGTGGTTGAAGGATGAGTAAGTAAAGTGAATCACGGCTTTTTGGTTGCGTACCCCTTGCTCAGCTCACGTCTTCCAGGCACGTTATTTTTTCTCCGTTCGCCCCTTTCTCTTTATTCCATTGTAACAAATGTGGTGCATCGGTATCGATATAGAGAAA harbors:
- a CDS encoding thioredoxin family protein, encoding MKTFSLDFLALGVIIGLLMGIAVGGSILQSAQIHCAPSDSTATTVLTPEEAGAKTIDFLTEYAVPSGVEVSLANVSELENANLYKVVADISAQGSSEVLEIYITKDGELLFPTAINIEEFESLVALQQEQEEKRAQEQQQGPTIGNFIVSTDAPCTEEGKPIVYFFGNNGCSACRWEHPIMERVTSKFEGYIAFHDNMNNAGTDSAVFNRYSTGSIPTIVLGCQYYRIGAGVRIGEEQEEKVLTAIMCTLTENKPKAVCSDPEIEALLDQIG
- a CDS encoding MTAP family purine nucleoside phosphorylase; amino-acid sequence: MALGIIGGTSLFDTELLVDTHEREVKTEYGPVYTLVATVHSQEIVFIPRHGKERNIPPHRINYKANMRAFKDLGVDEIISVTSVGSLKRAIPPRSLVVPHDYIGLFNILTYYDNEIVHVTPGLDEALRKRILEAARSLTITIIEKGVYFQTLSPRLETKAEITMIKDYADLVGMNMASEATLATELELRYANISTVDNYAHGIVEEPLDYKDIVEAAAQSRADVERVLVKVVEG
- the dph2 gene encoding diphthamide biosynthesis enzyme Dph2 — translated: MEHRAYEFELERIKALIRERGARRVGLQLPEGLKTDAPALAAAISRETDADVIISGNSCYGACDIDEKLEGIVDLLFHFGHTASSSFKTRTPMLKGKIEEKVIFVELRSTVDVKPVVERAAAEITGDCVGLVATVQHVHALTEAKDVLARAGKEAVIGTGADMVKYDGQVLGCEFSSARVPCNEMLFIGSGSFHPKGIALYTGKRIIAADPFTGMITVIEPEELRKKRHIAIGRSLDAKSVGILISTKSGQMSLNEAIALQRKAVAKGLDAYLIALEEITEDRLLGFNVDVFVNTACPRVAEDFVQFKKPVLSMNEFEVVLGERSWDELWP
- a CDS encoding methyltransferase domain-containing protein, whose product is MQLAFELSGEHETLPKAEVLACLDASGVAYEERTFLEGLLVIEAQLSPENALLQVLSKRLGMTHRVYAVLGTSALVEKQIQELVNSVDVSAIMGAERTFAVRTRFMRKSSLYSRRDELLRLVGACITRAGYTVDLKRPSKTFVLLLTAQKCFFCLLVHAMDKQHFEATRPHFRPFFSPVVIMPKIARALVNLSGVNAAELLLDPFCGTGGILIEAGAIGAGAIGADVQRKMVGGARENLEFFGLQGDLIVSDASKIPLKDNSLDAVVTDMPYGRASFVLGSSFRVTKSRSVSIELLHQEALAEIHRVLKTGRKAVIVSNSRAFHSFARTYGFRLVEQHAYRVHKSLTRYITVLEKA